GGTCGATGTTGACCGGCCATATGTCATTAGGGCAGTCCAGCGACCAGGTGATGCTGGAACCGGTAAAGGCCAGTCGCGCAGTGTCCTCAAGCAGCCCGCGCAGAGTCGTCGGCTTCTGGATGGGCGCCCCTCCCTTGGACAGGGACAACAGCTCCTGGGCCACGAACTTGGCGCGGTCCATGGCCATCTCCATGTCGCTGATGCGCTCCCGAGAACGCTGCATCGAACCCTCGCTGTTCTCGATCTCCGTGCGCAGCAGGTACAGCTCGCCTACCACTGACGTCATGACGTTGTTGAAGTCGTGGGCGATGCCCCCTGCCAGCGTACCGATTGCCTCCAGGCGCCCGGCGTTGGCCTCGGCGATCTCTGCCCGGGCCTTCTCGGAGATGTCCCTGAAGGTGAACATCTTCCCCATGACCTCGCCCTTGTCGCTGGTCAGGGTGATGTAGCTGTACTCCATCTGCCATATCTGCCCGGAATTGTTCCTCATGGACACCCTGAGCGGTCCAGCCTGGTGCAGAGTGCGGTAATCGTCCCACTCATTCTCGGGAAGGGGGACCAGCTCCCTGATGTTCCTCCCTATGCCATACCTTCTGTTCACCCCTATTAGATCCTCGGCCGCCCTGTTCATTAGGACCACGCCGTCATGCTGGTCGACGCTTATCACGCCGTCGGTGATGGACTTGAGGGTGATCTCCAGGTTCTCGTTGGTCCTGCTGAGCTCATCTAGTATCCTCTCCCTGTCCTTCTCCGCCCGGCGGCGGTCCGTAAGGTCCCTGCCGATGATGAAATACGCTTCCTCACCCTCGAAGTTGAGAGTGGTCATGCTAAGCTCCACGTCCAGGACCGACTGGTTGGAGTGCATCAGTCTGCCCTCCCCTTCCAGCACCTTTCCCCCTTCCCCAGTCGTCTTGGCCGTGTTCCAGTCCCAGGGGGCATCGAGCACTTCGGTGATCCTCGTCCTCTTTATGTCATAGTCGTTTCTGCCCGTCATCCTCAGGAAGGCGGGGTTCACCTCGATGATGGAAAGGTCCTTACTGCTCACCAGGATGATGGCGTTGGAGGAGCCTTCCACTAGTACCCTGTATCTCCGCTCCTTCATGACCAGTTCCTGCTCCGATCTGTCCAGGTTCTCCAGCATGATGTTGACCTGCTTACCCAGATCAGCGATCTCATCGTCCCCCAACGTGCTGACCCGTTTCTCCTTGGATTGCCCCCTACCGATCCTGAAGACATCGTCCATCAAGATGTGCATCCTTGACAGCACAGCACGATCGACGAAGAGCAGCATGAGGAGGCAATTGATCGTGGCCGTGGTTATGATGGTGTGGAGGAGGAACATGCCAGTGCGCTGGCTTTGTTGGTACCAATCCCTTCCCACATCCAGGTTCATAACGGCCGCGGGAACTCCGTTTAAGTCCGAGATGCTCCAGGAGCACAGCATGGTGGAGTCGTTGATGTTCTTAATCGTCAGTTCCTCAGGTCCGGTCCCCAGAGCCAAGCCGGGATCGTCCGGCTCGATCTCGATCCTCAGAGCATTGCCGAAGGTCTCGGTCAGCGATACCTCCACATTCTCATTTAGGTATACAGCCATGATCATCTTGCCGCGAGCTGGACCGCTGCCGTCAGACCTCAGTATGGGGCAGGATGAGAGGATCACACTTCCGTCATCGTAGGACAGCACGCCGCTGGTCTCGTTCTCCATATCATAAATTATGCTTTCATCGCTCTGAATTGCGGCGAGCAGACCCGAAGGGACCTCCGAGGCCAGGGGGTCCTCGGGATCGGTAGCATCCACGGACATATTGTAGATCAGATTGCTGGCAATATCGTATAGGAGGACAGCGTCCACTTCGTATCCGTACATCGTGTAGGCGTTGAGGTTGTTCTCAATGTATGAGGCATTGTAATCCTCGAGATACGACCAGGTATCGTCCCAGTAGGAATAATCTCCGCACTTTATGTTCAGTATGTACTCTATATTGCCTAGACCGACGCCGATCCGTTGTGCGGCGCTCCTGGCCTCCTCCTGGTCCATGGCCGTGGCCTGATCGTTCAGCATGCTCACGCCAACGGCGTTGAATATAAGGATGAACAAAATGGTCATTGGGATCAAGATCAGCAAAACCTTGGTCCTGAGCTTCAACCTGGCCACCACCTTGGGACAAAATATTCCATTATAACGATGGCGGTCTCATTATTTTTTTTTGCAACTATGGCCAGAAGGTTATATTATATGGAATGATCTCTTTTTTCTATCGAATAATTGTCGTTCCTTCTTGTATAAGGTCCAATCAGTAGACCCACGGCCGCTCGCATTGCCTTAACAACGCCGGTGCGATACTGGACAGACCGTAGACCGCGGCTGGCCGAATGTGCGACCGGCGGTGGATGTGGACGATCAACAGCGGGAAAAGTTGTCCCGGATGGTCGGCCTTCCCCGTCTAGCAGCCACGATGGCCTCCAAGGACACTTCAAACGTGCTCAGGTCCTCCTCGAAGTACCTGTTCTTGGCCAGCAGCTCTCCCCTGGGTCCGCGGGCCTCTCCCCCTCCGAAGTAGACCTCGTTGAGCTGGGTCCCCACCTGGTTCTGGTACGCGACA
Above is a window of Methanomassiliicoccus sp. DNA encoding:
- a CDS encoding PAS domain-containing protein, producing MKLRTKVLLILIPMTILFILIFNAVGVSMLNDQATAMDQEEARSAAQRIGVGLGNIEYILNIKCGDYSYWDDTWSYLEDYNASYIENNLNAYTMYGYEVDAVLLYDIASNLIYNMSVDATDPEDPLASEVPSGLLAAIQSDESIIYDMENETSGVLSYDDGSVILSSCPILRSDGSGPARGKMIMAVYLNENVEVSLTETFGNALRIEIEPDDPGLALGTGPEELTIKNINDSTMLCSWSISDLNGVPAAVMNLDVGRDWYQQSQRTGMFLLHTIITTATINCLLMLLFVDRAVLSRMHILMDDVFRIGRGQSKEKRVSTLGDDEIADLGKQVNIMLENLDRSEQELVMKERRYRVLVEGSSNAIILVSSKDLSIIEVNPAFLRMTGRNDYDIKRTRITEVLDAPWDWNTAKTTGEGGKVLEGEGRLMHSNQSVLDVELSMTTLNFEGEEAYFIIGRDLTDRRRAEKDRERILDELSRTNENLEITLKSITDGVISVDQHDGVVLMNRAAEDLIGVNRRYGIGRNIRELVPLPENEWDDYRTLHQAGPLRVSMRNNSGQIWQMEYSYITLTSDKGEVMGKMFTFRDISEKARAEIAEANAGRLEAIGTLAGGIAHDFNNVMTSVVGELYLLRTEIENSEGSMQRSRERISDMEMAMDRAKFVAQELLSLSKGGAPIQKPTTLRGLLEDTARLAFTGSSITWSLDCPNDIWPVNIDQGQMNRAFLNILFNAQEASHEKGSVEIVVRNVFSRPGPDTEGRYVNVDFIDHGEGIPSDVLPRIFDPYYTTKATGTGLGMTVTFTTIKRHGGTIEVTSEVKKGTKVSVYLPATDEPIRDAPRSDRPVSGTGRVLIMDDEEFILQVTMDILQGLGYETEVAHDGEEALRAYGQAMKDGRKFDVVIMDLTVPGGMGGKETIGHLLKMDPQARAIVSSGYSNDPVMADYQNFGFVGVVPKPYKIEELSLVVKNAMQPGPTVNPEPDTFK